In Nostoc sp. CENA543, a single genomic region encodes these proteins:
- a CDS encoding sensor histidine kinase, with product MYSVNLRKIFQKKELLSLLQELVKPLNIGLDVETVDGTTLLSIGEQIGKQRHPIEVSGETIGWVLGEEQAKVVAILLSFLAKQEAEKKELAKELLERYQEIDLFEGISTQLTTSLDKHQIAELVLQEMSQLVESSAGMILLLNPHTAAFEVIGEYGQLFDHHQPLINTGIVGHIVKSGRAELINDVPADLRSQGQENVKALICVPLRDKERVTGVIAIGTNKTDAYKAEHLKLVSIFASQTAIAIEKALMYEQSTKATAQAQAQTEKLQQALHNLQLAQTQLIQSEKMSSLGQLIAGVAHEINNPVNFICGNLRHVAEYAQDLLHLLQYYQQLSPVAPAQLQLELENIDVEFIMEDLPKLLDSMKLGTDRIVEIVKSLKNFSRHDEAQMKTVNIHDGIDGTLMILRHRLKASTNRPEIVIVKDYADLPLVECYPGKLNQVFMNILANAVDALEESLDKSPETFTKPQINIRTHTLDNGSIVIRIADNGPGMPEEVIQRIYDPFFTTKEVGKGTGLGMSISYQIIVEAHQGILKCRSQPGKGTEFWIQIPVNCGLEEDIRETSSIRIDPKNDLIPHSAAVVDSEGFISSVSPSLKPTQLLAYHTQLIRRLSKQNPDVNGASPEQMVEIFQRHPISLKLYATLLSCFCCPT from the coding sequence ATGTATTCAGTTAACCTCAGAAAAATTTTTCAGAAAAAAGAACTACTCTCTCTCCTGCAAGAGTTAGTGAAACCGCTCAACATCGGACTTGATGTGGAAACGGTAGACGGTACAACACTTCTGAGCATTGGTGAGCAAATTGGCAAACAGCGACATCCGATTGAGGTATCAGGAGAAACTATTGGTTGGGTATTAGGAGAAGAACAAGCCAAGGTAGTGGCAATTTTGCTTTCATTTTTAGCAAAACAAGAAGCCGAGAAGAAAGAACTGGCTAAAGAATTACTGGAGCGATATCAAGAAATCGATTTGTTTGAGGGTATTTCAACACAACTAACCACAAGTCTAGATAAGCATCAGATAGCCGAGTTAGTCCTTCAGGAAATGAGTCAATTAGTTGAATCTTCTGCGGGAATGATTCTGCTACTAAATCCCCATACGGCTGCGTTTGAAGTTATCGGTGAATATGGACAGTTGTTTGACCACCACCAACCACTCATAAATACAGGAATTGTGGGACATATTGTCAAATCTGGTCGAGCAGAACTCATCAACGATGTGCCAGCAGATTTGCGATCGCAAGGACAAGAAAACGTCAAAGCTCTGATTTGCGTACCTTTGCGAGACAAGGAACGAGTTACAGGCGTAATTGCTATCGGCACAAATAAAACTGACGCATACAAAGCCGAACATCTCAAACTGGTGAGCATTTTCGCCTCACAAACAGCGATCGCTATTGAAAAAGCTTTAATGTATGAGCAAAGCACCAAAGCCACAGCCCAAGCTCAAGCTCAAACAGAAAAACTCCAGCAGGCTCTGCATAATTTGCAACTAGCACAAACTCAGCTGATTCAAAGCGAAAAAATGTCAAGCTTAGGGCAACTAATCGCCGGTGTAGCCCATGAAATTAATAATCCAGTTAACTTTATCTGTGGCAACTTAAGACACGTTGCTGAGTACGCCCAAGATTTATTACACCTACTGCAATATTATCAACAACTCTCACCTGTAGCTCCTGCACAACTGCAATTAGAGCTAGAAAATATCGATGTGGAATTTATCATGGAGGATCTTCCCAAACTCCTAGATTCCATGAAATTAGGGACAGATCGCATCGTCGAAATCGTCAAATCCCTCAAAAACTTCTCTCGCCATGATGAAGCCCAAATGAAAACCGTCAATATCCATGATGGCATTGACGGAACGCTGATGATTTTGCGCCATCGTCTCAAAGCCTCCACCAATCGTCCAGAGATTGTCATTGTTAAAGATTATGCCGACTTGCCTCTGGTGGAATGCTACCCCGGCAAATTAAATCAAGTGTTCATGAATATCTTGGCCAATGCTGTTGACGCTTTAGAAGAGTCCTTAGACAAAAGTCCTGAAACATTCACTAAACCTCAAATCAATATTCGTACCCATACCCTAGACAACGGTTCGATAGTGATTCGCATTGCCGATAACGGCCCAGGTATGCCAGAAGAAGTGATTCAACGAATTTACGATCCCTTCTTTACTACAAAAGAAGTTGGTAAAGGAACTGGGTTAGGTATGTCTATCAGCTACCAAATCATTGTGGAAGCACACCAAGGCATTCTCAAGTGTCGTTCTCAACCAGGCAAAGGTACAGAATTTTGGATTCAGATTCCCGTCAATTGTGGGCTAGAAGAAGATATTAGAGAGACGAGTAGCATCCGTATTGACCCCAAAAATGACTTGATACCCCATTCCGCCGCAGTTGTCGATAGCGAGGGCTTTATCTCATCAGTCTCACCCAGCCTCAAACCCACTCAACTGCTTGCCTACCACACTCAACTGATTCGCCGACTGTCAAAGCAAAATCCAGATGTCAATGGAGCATCCCCTGAGCAAATGGTTGAGATATTCCAACGTCACCCAATTTCGCTAAAACTTTACGCCACCTTGTTGTCTTGCTTTTGTTGTCCCACTTAA
- the xseB gene encoding exodeoxyribonuclease VII small subunit codes for MVKRKTSPNSDDLSNWNYEEKVAEIEKIITQIESGNLELEAVFDQFANAVEYLQECENFLNKRQKQVDLLIETLTDE; via the coding sequence ATGGTCAAGCGGAAAACATCCCCTAATTCTGATGATTTAAGTAATTGGAATTATGAGGAAAAAGTAGCAGAAATAGAAAAAATTATCACTCAGATTGAATCAGGTAATTTAGAGTTAGAAGCTGTATTTGATCAGTTTGCTAATGCTGTTGAATACCTGCAAGAATGTGAAAATTTCCTCAATAAGCGTCAAAAACAAGTTGATTTGTTAATTGAAACCTTAACTGATGAGTAG
- the xseA gene encoding exodeoxyribonuclease VII large subunit — protein sequence MNLDFPDTALSVAGITEYLQALLEENPILRQVWVTGEVSSANQHRSGLFFTLQDPNGTAAIKCVVWNSQVSKLMQLPAVGEQMMILGSIRVYPQRGEYQLTVWQALGAGEGLQALRYQQLRNRLLEEGLFDTARKRSLPPHPHTIAVVTSPTAAAWGDIQRTLKQRYPGLRVLFSPATVQGEQAPESIVKAIARVEQDGRAEVLILARGGGAVEELACFNDERVVRAVAECSIPVITGIGHQRDESLTDLVADVCVHTPTAAAEIVVPALAQLYTQHRQRVDALYDALLASQSQAAYKLQTLRHRLRNLRLDRQVQQEANKLTWQRQRLLQLIKGRSQQAQQHLELLRQKLATLDPKAVLQRGYAVVRQENGEIVRVANELTVGQELGLQLAQGKVKVKVIAVEK from the coding sequence ATGAATCTTGACTTTCCTGATACCGCTTTATCTGTAGCAGGAATCACCGAATATCTCCAAGCCTTGTTAGAAGAAAATCCCATTCTGCGACAAGTTTGGGTAACTGGTGAGGTATCTAGCGCAAATCAACATCGCAGTGGTTTATTTTTCACACTGCAAGATCCCAATGGAACAGCCGCAATTAAGTGTGTAGTCTGGAATAGTCAAGTTAGTAAACTGATGCAACTACCTGCTGTTGGGGAACAGATGATGATTTTAGGCAGTATTCGCGTCTATCCCCAAAGAGGAGAGTATCAATTAACAGTATGGCAAGCTTTAGGTGCTGGTGAGGGCTTGCAAGCACTGCGTTATCAGCAATTACGTAACCGTCTATTAGAAGAAGGTTTATTTGATACAGCAAGAAAGCGATCGCTCCCACCCCATCCCCACACCATCGCTGTAGTCACATCCCCAACTGCTGCGGCTTGGGGAGATATTCAACGCACTCTCAAGCAAAGGTATCCAGGTTTACGGGTGTTATTTTCACCTGCTACCGTTCAAGGTGAACAAGCCCCCGAATCGATTGTGAAGGCGATCGCCAGAGTAGAACAAGATGGACGCGCCGAAGTATTAATTTTAGCGCGGGGTGGTGGAGCCGTGGAGGAATTAGCTTGTTTTAATGATGAACGGGTAGTGAGGGCGGTAGCTGAATGTTCTATCCCAGTAATTACAGGAATTGGCCATCAACGGGATGAATCGCTAACGGACTTAGTAGCGGATGTGTGCGTACATACACCCACGGCGGCGGCGGAAATTGTTGTTCCTGCTTTGGCACAGTTGTATACTCAACATCGTCAGCGAGTTGATGCTTTGTATGATGCCCTGCTAGCTTCTCAGAGTCAAGCCGCCTATAAACTGCAAACCTTACGCCATCGCCTACGCAACCTGCGTTTAGATAGACAAGTGCAGCAAGAAGCCAACAAACTCACTTGGCAACGGCAAAGATTACTGCAACTGATCAAAGGGCGATCGCAACAAGCACAACAACATCTAGAATTACTAAGACAAAAACTAGCCACCCTCGACCCCAAAGCCGTATTACAGCGTGGTTATGCTGTAGTTAGACAAGAAAATGGCGAGATTGTGCGTGTTGCGAATGAACTCACTGTAGGGCAAGAATTAGGGCTGCAATTGGCACAGGGTAAAGTGAAAGTAAAAGTCATCGCAGTAGAGAAATAG
- a CDS encoding Rpn family recombination-promoting nuclease/putative transposase, with the protein MKTDSIFYQLFAEFPGIFFELIGYSADYAQGYQFRSVEIKQTAFRIDGVFLPTDNSSDQTVYFCEVQFQKDELLYHRVFAELFLFIEQNPAIYDWYVVIIYPKRSLEPNNSRLHEILLASAKVQRVYIDEIEPNSQTLGIDIIKLVVEPEATAPNLAVELINKTRQEITDRLSTQAIIDLIETIIVYKFPLLSRQEIEDMLKLNALKQTRVYQEALNEGREEGREEGRQEGRQEGRQEGRQEGKLAAVPLLLKAGISVEEIAQQLGLNVEAVRQIAQQQN; encoded by the coding sequence GTGAAGACTGACAGTATTTTTTATCAATTATTTGCAGAGTTTCCTGGTATTTTCTTTGAGTTAATCGGATACTCTGCCGATTATGCCCAAGGTTATCAATTCCGTTCGGTAGAAATCAAACAAACAGCCTTTCGCATTGATGGAGTGTTTCTACCAACAGACAACAGTTCTGATCAAACTGTCTATTTTTGTGAGGTGCAATTTCAAAAGGATGAACTGCTATATCATAGAGTGTTTGCAGAGCTATTTCTTTTTATAGAGCAGAATCCAGCTATTTATGATTGGTATGTGGTGATTATCTACCCCAAACGTTCTTTAGAACCAAATAACAGCCGACTACATGAAATATTGTTAGCTAGTGCCAAAGTTCAAAGAGTGTATATTGATGAAATCGAACCTAACTCCCAAACCTTGGGTATCGATATCATAAAATTAGTGGTAGAACCAGAAGCAACAGCACCAAACCTGGCTGTAGAACTGATTAATAAAACTAGACAGGAAATCACAGATCGTCTCTCTACCCAAGCCATCATAGATTTAATTGAAACGATCATAGTTTATAAGTTTCCTCTACTAAGCCGCCAAGAGATAGAAGATATGTTGAAACTGAACGCCCTCAAACAAACTAGAGTTTATCAAGAAGCCTTAAACGAAGGTAGGGAAGAAGGAAGAGAAGAAGGGAGACAAGAAGGGAGACAAGAAGGAAGGCAAGAAGGAAGGCAAGAAGGTAAACTAGCCGCAGTACCGTTGCTCTTAAAAGCAGGTATCAGTGTAGAAGAAATAGCTCAACAGTTAGGACTGAATGTTGAAGCAGTGAGACAAATTGCCCAGCAACAGAATTGA
- a CDS encoding rhomboid family intramembrane serine protease, which produces MVPIRDNNPTEITPYVTFGLIAVNVLVFLYEASLPPQALDGFLHLAAVVPHELSLSFAGVDVHQPVPEWTTLITSQFLHGGFLHLAGNMLFLWIFGNNVEDKLGHAKYLLFYLSCGILAALAQWFFSQDSNIPSLGASGAIAGVMGAYILRFPQAEILGVVPLGLFFPTFRVPAYFFLGFWFLQQSFYGLASLETRTNIGMESGGIAYWAHAGGFIFGAILAPFLGLFSDKPREESDTNLGF; this is translated from the coding sequence GTGGTACCCATTAGAGATAATAATCCAACAGAAATTACACCTTACGTAACCTTTGGACTGATTGCTGTCAACGTCTTAGTATTTCTTTATGAAGCGAGTCTTCCTCCCCAAGCATTAGACGGGTTTCTACATTTAGCGGCTGTAGTTCCTCATGAACTGAGTTTAAGTTTTGCTGGTGTTGATGTGCATCAACCTGTACCAGAATGGACAACCTTAATTACTTCGCAATTTCTCCACGGTGGTTTTTTACACCTAGCGGGGAATATGTTGTTTCTGTGGATTTTTGGTAACAATGTAGAAGATAAATTAGGTCACGCCAAGTATTTACTGTTTTATCTGTCCTGCGGTATTTTAGCAGCCCTGGCACAGTGGTTTTTCTCCCAAGATTCTAACATTCCTTCCTTGGGTGCGAGTGGGGCGATCGCAGGCGTAATGGGTGCATATATTCTCCGCTTCCCTCAAGCTGAAATTCTCGGTGTTGTCCCTCTGGGCTTGTTTTTCCCGACTTTCCGTGTCCCCGCCTATTTCTTCTTGGGATTTTGGTTTTTACAACAGTCTTTTTACGGACTAGCTAGCTTAGAAACCCGCACTAACATCGGTATGGAAAGCGGCGGGATTGCTTACTGGGCGCACGCAGGCGGTTTTATCTTTGGCGCGATTCTGGCTCCTTTCTTGGGTTTATTTAGTGATAAACCACGAGAAGAATCTGATACCAATTTGGGATTTTAG
- a CDS encoding serine/threonine-protein kinase — MAEEPTSTSNKKYVSTANIASSKPTKANITASLRQSQQMMRLGNLFNIVSAVGAAMIATSGGTTAQWLENQAVSAFWQIRGPIAPPEDIVILAIDDQSISLPEQYYRTDPHNNAYLEPLRAFPFKRAAYAQVVTKLMQAGARAVALDIVFDTPGSYGAADDHQLQAALQKYGSKVTLAAQYDTSASHQGTFIQQRLPYEKFRKYPVNIGTVNFPVEVDGKIHRFAGEYTKILANNGLLTEKIPAFEEAVLRAASFPYPPNSTRGERIHFWGPSGTFETIPFWYVLDPQNWNTYLQQGKVFRNKIVIVGATAQLANDYHAVAIGSSWLTPEKMAGVEIHANAIATLMQGKAIAPAINSPLVRGLFVLALVGGASLVMNTSKSGVKRFFISLALASIWGGISYMSFIHTQLILPTTLPLLAMVFSGTSYLGAEFAKEKIRTHQLVAIFQKYKTSPVVQEIISQQNDLQDLIQQRDLELAGKILGGRYQIVKVLGAGGFSETYIAEDIQRPGNPQCVVKQLKPAKTETKAVELAKRLFASEAQTLEKLGQHPQIPQLLAYFEQEAEFYLVLEYIIGHPLSQELAAGRGILESKVINIVKELLQILVFVHENQVIHRDIKPSNIIRRRADNQLILIDFGAVKEITTSDIENQSQVPFTIGIGTKGYAPSEQCFGRPQYNSDIYAVGMIGIKALTGIAPHELPRDSDDELKWIDKALVSDGFAKILTKMVRDDYKERYQSVLEVLADIHELENTHTQKPLTTDIKLVSPDDSDLPTAPWPEDFP, encoded by the coding sequence ATGGCAGAAGAACCTACATCAACATCTAATAAGAAATATGTCTCTACTGCCAATATAGCGTCAAGTAAACCAACAAAAGCCAATATTACAGCTTCATTACGCCAGTCACAACAGATGATGAGATTGGGAAATCTCTTCAACATTGTGTCCGCAGTAGGTGCAGCTATGATAGCAACTTCCGGCGGGACTACAGCCCAATGGTTGGAGAACCAAGCGGTATCTGCATTTTGGCAAATTCGAGGGCCAATAGCACCGCCAGAAGATATCGTGATTTTAGCAATTGATGATCAGTCCATATCATTACCCGAACAGTACTATAGAACAGATCCACACAATAACGCCTACCTAGAACCACTGAGAGCATTTCCTTTTAAGCGTGCTGCTTATGCTCAGGTGGTGACAAAGTTAATGCAGGCGGGAGCGCGGGCTGTGGCTTTAGATATAGTTTTCGATACACCTGGTAGTTACGGTGCAGCAGACGATCACCAACTGCAAGCCGCATTACAAAAATACGGTAGCAAAGTTACCTTAGCAGCGCAATATGATACTTCGGCATCCCATCAAGGGACGTTTATCCAGCAGAGATTGCCCTACGAAAAATTTCGGAAATATCCAGTCAATATTGGTACAGTTAATTTCCCTGTAGAAGTAGACGGGAAGATTCATCGCTTTGCTGGGGAATATACCAAGATTTTGGCTAACAATGGTTTACTCACAGAAAAAATACCTGCATTTGAGGAAGCAGTGTTAAGGGCGGCATCGTTTCCCTATCCCCCCAACTCCACCAGAGGTGAACGTATTCATTTTTGGGGGCCATCTGGGACATTTGAAACGATTCCCTTTTGGTACGTCCTTGATCCGCAAAATTGGAATACTTATCTACAACAAGGGAAGGTATTTCGCAACAAAATTGTGATTGTGGGAGCAACAGCCCAATTAGCGAACGATTATCATGCAGTCGCCATTGGTAGCAGTTGGTTAACCCCAGAAAAGATGGCAGGAGTAGAGATTCATGCTAACGCCATTGCTACCCTCATGCAAGGCAAAGCGATCGCACCAGCAATTAATAGTCCCCTAGTGCGGGGTTTGTTTGTCCTGGCTTTAGTTGGTGGTGCATCATTGGTGATGAACACCAGCAAAAGTGGAGTCAAGCGATTTTTTATTAGTCTGGCTTTGGCAAGTATTTGGGGTGGTATTAGCTACATGAGTTTTATTCATACACAGTTAATATTACCGACGACTTTACCCCTACTGGCGATGGTTTTTAGTGGTACATCATATCTGGGGGCGGAATTTGCCAAAGAAAAAATCAGAACCCACCAGTTAGTTGCTATCTTCCAAAAATATAAAACTTCCCCCGTAGTACAGGAAATTATCAGCCAACAAAATGATCTGCAAGACTTGATTCAACAACGAGATTTAGAACTAGCAGGAAAAATCCTCGGTGGACGGTATCAAATTGTCAAAGTCTTGGGTGCTGGAGGATTTAGCGAAACATACATTGCTGAAGATATACAGCGTCCTGGTAATCCACAATGTGTAGTCAAGCAACTAAAACCAGCTAAAACTGAAACTAAGGCTGTGGAATTAGCTAAACGTTTATTTGCATCAGAAGCACAAACTTTAGAAAAATTGGGTCAACATCCGCAAATCCCCCAACTTTTAGCTTATTTTGAACAGGAAGCCGAATTTTATCTAGTCCTAGAATATATTATTGGTCATCCTCTCTCTCAAGAATTAGCCGCAGGTAGAGGGATTTTAGAATCGAAAGTAATTAACATTGTCAAGGAACTACTACAAATATTAGTATTTGTTCATGAAAATCAAGTAATTCACCGAGACATTAAACCCAGCAACATTATCCGCCGTCGAGCAGATAACCAGTTAATATTAATTGACTTTGGCGCGGTTAAAGAAATCACCACATCAGACATAGAAAATCAATCGCAAGTTCCTTTTACTATTGGAATAGGGACGAAAGGTTATGCACCTAGCGAACAATGTTTTGGTCGTCCCCAGTACAATAGCGACATCTATGCAGTAGGAATGATTGGAATTAAAGCCTTAACCGGTATCGCCCCCCATGAACTTCCTAGAGATAGCGATGATGAATTGAAATGGATTGATAAAGCCTTAGTTAGTGATGGTTTCGCCAAAATTCTGACTAAAATGGTGCGGGATGATTATAAAGAACGATATCAGTCTGTTTTAGAAGTCTTAGCAGATATTCATGAGTTAGAAAATACTCATACTCAAAAACCTTTGACAACTGATATTAAATTAGTCTCCCCAGATGATTCTGATCTACCCACCGCACCTTGGCCAGAAGATTTTCCTTAA
- a CDS encoding NYN domain-containing protein: protein MGSPMNRLSIFVDGNNMFYAQQKNGWFFDPRRVLEYFKHEQSETTLINAFWYTGLKDPQDQRGFRDALISLGYTVRTKILKEYYDDSSGRYSQKANLDIEIVVDMFNTVDQYDRVVLFSGDGDFERAIELLRSKNTHITVVSTEGMIARELRNATDRYIDLNDIRDQIEKAEG, encoded by the coding sequence ATGGGTTCCCCAATGAATCGTCTGTCTATTTTTGTAGACGGAAATAATATGTTCTATGCTCAACAAAAAAATGGTTGGTTTTTTGATCCCCGACGAGTATTAGAATACTTCAAACATGAGCAGTCAGAAACAACGTTAATCAATGCTTTTTGGTACACAGGCTTAAAAGATCCGCAAGATCAACGAGGTTTTCGAGACGCGCTCATCAGCTTAGGATATACAGTCCGAACGAAAATTCTCAAAGAATATTATGATGATTCCTCCGGTCGCTACTCACAAAAAGCTAATTTAGATATTGAAATTGTTGTTGATATGTTTAATACAGTAGATCAGTACGACCGAGTAGTTTTATTTAGTGGTGATGGCGATTTTGAAAGGGCAATTGAATTATTAAGATCCAAAAATACTCATATTACAGTAGTTTCCACGGAAGGAATGATTGCGAGAGAGTTACGTAACGCCACTGATAGATATATAGATTTAAATGATATTAGAGACCAAATAGAAAAAGCAGAAGGTTAA
- a CDS encoding 2-isopropylmalate synthase, which yields MTSKSERIIIFDTTLRDGEQCPGATLNIDEKLVIAKQLARLGVDIIEAGFAFASPGDFEAVSKIAQAVGTENGPVICSLARARHDDIKAAAEAIKPAAKGRIHTFIATSDIHLQYKLKKTRSEVIAIAEEMVAYAKSFTDDVEFSPEDAGRSDPEFLYQVLERAIAAGATTVNIPDTVGYTTPNEFGALIKGIKENVPNIDQAIISVHGHNDLGLAVANFLEAVKNGARQLECTINGIGERAGNAALEELVMALHVRRQYFNPFLGRPENSEESLTNIDTKQIYKTSRLVSNLTGMLVQPNKAIVGANAFAHESGIHQDGVLKNKLTYEIMDAQLIGLTDNQIVLGKHSGRNAFRTRLKELGFELSETELNKAFVRFKEVADKKKEISDWDLEAIVNDEIQQAPDLFRVELVQVSCGSNAQPTATVTLRTPTGEELTDAAIGTGPVDAVYKAINRVVNVPNQLIEFSVQSVTAGIDAIGEVTIRLRHESRVFSGHAANTDIIVASAQAYVNALNRLYAALQTQEKQTEVTAERV from the coding sequence ATGACAAGTAAATCAGAAAGAATCATTATTTTCGATACGACCCTCCGCGATGGCGAACAATGTCCAGGAGCAACGTTAAATATAGACGAAAAGCTCGTAATCGCTAAACAGTTGGCACGGTTAGGTGTGGATATTATTGAGGCGGGTTTTGCTTTTGCAAGTCCTGGAGATTTTGAAGCAGTAAGTAAGATTGCTCAAGCTGTGGGGACAGAAAATGGCCCGGTAATTTGTAGTTTGGCGAGAGCCAGACATGATGATATTAAAGCCGCAGCCGAGGCGATTAAACCAGCAGCGAAAGGGAGAATTCACACCTTTATTGCTACTTCTGATATTCACTTGCAATATAAGCTCAAAAAAACTCGTTCGGAAGTAATTGCGATCGCCGAGGAAATGGTAGCTTATGCCAAGAGTTTCACCGATGATGTGGAATTTTCCCCTGAAGATGCGGGACGTTCTGATCCTGAATTTTTGTATCAAGTCTTAGAAAGAGCGATCGCAGCCGGGGCAACAACAGTTAATATTCCCGATACAGTTGGTTACACCACACCCAATGAATTTGGGGCATTAATTAAGGGGATTAAAGAAAATGTCCCCAATATCGACCAAGCAATTATTTCTGTTCACGGACATAATGATTTAGGTTTAGCAGTTGCTAACTTCTTAGAAGCTGTCAAAAATGGTGCTAGACAGTTAGAATGTACCATCAATGGTATAGGTGAACGGGCAGGAAACGCCGCCTTAGAAGAATTAGTCATGGCGTTACACGTCCGCAGACAATATTTTAATCCCTTCTTGGGTAGACCGGAAAATTCTGAAGAATCCCTCACCAATATTGACACCAAACAAATTTATAAAACATCTCGTCTGGTGTCCAATTTGACTGGAATGTTAGTCCAGCCCAATAAAGCAATTGTCGGTGCAAATGCTTTTGCTCACGAGTCAGGAATTCACCAAGATGGAGTTTTGAAAAATAAACTCACCTACGAAATTATGGACGCTCAATTGATTGGTTTAACAGACAATCAAATCGTCTTAGGTAAACATTCTGGGCGGAATGCTTTCAGGACACGCTTGAAAGAATTGGGCTTTGAATTATCAGAAACCGAACTCAATAAAGCCTTTGTCAGATTTAAAGAAGTCGCTGACAAAAAGAAAGAAATTTCTGATTGGGATTTAGAAGCCATTGTCAACGATGAAATTCAACAAGCACCCGATTTATTCCGCGTAGAATTAGTCCAGGTTTCCTGCGGTAGTAACGCTCAACCCACAGCTACAGTTACCCTCCGCACCCCCACAGGCGAGGAACTCACCGACGCAGCCATTGGTACAGGGCCAGTAGACGCGGTTTACAAAGCTATTAACCGTGTAGTAAATGTTCCTAACCAGTTGATTGAGTTCTCTGTGCAGTCAGTAACAGCCGGTATCGATGCAATTGGCGAAGTAACTATCCGTCTAAGACATGAGTCGCGAGTATTTTCCGGTCATGCAGCCAATACCGATATTATAGTTGCATCAGCACAAGCTTATGTTAATGCACTCAATCGTTTGTACGCAGCATTGCAAACGCAAGAGAAGCAAACAGAAGTAACTGCTGAAAGAGTGTAA
- the dapF gene encoding diaminopimelate epimerase — MWKFYKYHALGNDYLVINPQDLSCDLTPEKIKIICDRNFGIGSDGILFGPLPSNTAKFALRIFNPDASEAEKSGNGLRIFSRYLWDMGWVNEEPFSIETAGGIVQSVITDAGKIVQVEMGKVSFWSRDIPVVGDDREVIQEKIFLDEGIFTFCAATIGNPHCVILLDDINSDVARNFGPIFEVFPLFPNRTNVQFMKVLDRNTIQIEIWERGAGYTLASGSSSSAAAATAHKLGLCDSEITVKMPGGEILIQIKDDFNISMTGAVTKVAQGELSAELFA, encoded by the coding sequence ATGTGGAAATTTTATAAATACCATGCTTTGGGTAATGATTATTTAGTAATCAATCCCCAAGATTTATCGTGTGATTTAACCCCTGAGAAAATTAAAATAATCTGCGATCGCAATTTCGGCATCGGTTCCGATGGTATTTTGTTCGGGCCGCTACCATCAAACACAGCAAAATTTGCCTTACGCATCTTCAACCCCGACGCGAGTGAAGCCGAAAAAAGCGGTAATGGACTGCGGATTTTTTCCCGTTATCTTTGGGATATGGGATGGGTAAATGAAGAGCCATTCTCAATTGAAACTGCGGGTGGAATAGTGCAATCTGTAATCACAGATGCAGGTAAAATAGTTCAAGTCGAGATGGGGAAAGTCAGCTTTTGGAGTCGTGATATTCCCGTTGTTGGCGATGATAGAGAAGTAATTCAAGAAAAAATCTTTCTTGATGAAGGCATTTTTACATTTTGTGCAGCCACAATAGGTAATCCACACTGTGTCATTCTTTTAGATGACATCAATTCCGATGTCGCCAGAAATTTCGGCCCCATATTTGAAGTTTTTCCTCTTTTCCCTAATCGTACTAATGTGCAGTTTATGAAAGTATTGGATAGAAATACTATTCAAATTGAAATTTGGGAAAGAGGAGCAGGTTACACTTTAGCATCAGGTAGTAGTAGCAGTGCGGCGGCGGCTACTGCACATAAACTTGGTTTGTGTGATTCTGAAATTACCGTAAAAATGCCTGGCGGAGAAATTCTGATTCAAATTAAAGATGACTTTAATATCTCTATGACTGGTGCTGTTACAAAAGTTGCTCAAGGAGAATTATCAGCAGAGTTATTCGCATAA